The Spirochaetota bacterium genome window below encodes:
- a CDS encoding Mur ligase domain-containing protein encodes MKDIFLKQTLRIHMIGICGVGMSALAGMLQEQGHIVSGSDTDMYPPISTQLETLHIPLFKGYCSETVEKLHPDMVIIGNAISRGNPEVEAVLNKRIPYFSMAQSLYYFFLWDKEVIGVAGTHGKTTTTSLLAYILDIAGMQPSFFIGGIPKNYGKNYNIGQGKYFVIEADEYDSAYFEKIPKFIVYRPTHCIMTSLEFDHADIYKNLDEIILWFTRLKNIIPANGHIVYNAMYQPLCAINSSPLSVTKSYGKTNADCWYQYEAGKLTISMNGKIVQAQPKIFGNFNYHNIAGAAAMALSLGISEEAIAHAIDSFEGVKRRQEILFSSNYLTIIEDFAHHPTAIKNVLYEVSQRYPGSKIIALYEPRSATSRRNVFQNELPLAFLDANCVIMKRPYRLDKVPQSEQIDIERVVHDIRSKGIPAHVFETVDAIVDEAFNRLNGTHTVMVVMSNGGFDGIYDKLVSRAQKLYGTE; translated from the coding sequence ATGAAAGATATATTTCTTAAGCAAACATTGCGCATTCATATGATTGGCATCTGTGGTGTGGGCATGAGTGCGCTTGCAGGCATGTTGCAGGAGCAGGGGCACATTGTTTCAGGCTCTGACACCGATATGTACCCGCCTATAAGCACTCAACTTGAAACATTGCATATACCGCTTTTCAAAGGATACTGCTCTGAAACAGTAGAAAAATTACACCCTGATATGGTTATAATTGGCAATGCAATAAGCCGTGGCAATCCTGAAGTTGAAGCTGTACTCAATAAGCGCATACCATACTTTTCAATGGCTCAAAGCTTATATTACTTTTTTTTGTGGGATAAAGAAGTAATTGGCGTTGCAGGAACTCATGGTAAAACCACCACAACATCCCTATTGGCGTATATACTTGATATCGCAGGCATGCAGCCATCGTTTTTTATTGGCGGTATTCCTAAAAACTATGGGAAAAATTATAACATTGGACAGGGAAAATATTTTGTTATTGAAGCTGATGAATATGACTCCGCATATTTTGAGAAAATCCCAAAATTCATTGTATACCGCCCCACGCATTGCATCATGACTTCGCTTGAGTTTGACCATGCTGACATTTATAAAAATCTAGACGAGATAATTTTGTGGTTTACTCGCCTTAAAAACATTATTCCTGCTAATGGGCATATTGTGTATAATGCTATGTATCAGCCATTATGCGCAATTAATAGCAGCCCGCTATCGGTTACAAAAAGTTATGGGAAAACTAATGCTGATTGTTGGTATCAGTATGAGGCAGGGAAGCTTACAATTTCCATGAATGGAAAAATAGTTCAGGCTCAACCCAAAATTTTTGGTAATTTTAATTATCATAACATAGCAGGAGCAGCAGCTATGGCTTTGTCCCTTGGGATATCTGAAGAGGCGATAGCTCATGCAATAGACTCATTTGAAGGGGTAAAACGAAGACAGGAGATACTCTTTTCTAGTAACTATCTCACAATCATTGAAGATTTTGCACATCACCCCACAGCAATAAAGAATGTATTGTATGAGGTATCGCAGCGTTATCCGGGATCAAAAATTATTGCGCTGTATGAACCACGCTCGGCAACAAGCAGGCGAAATGTATTTCAGAATGAGCTTCCACTTGCATTTTTAGATGCAAATTGCGTAATCATGAAACGGCCATACCGTCTGGATAAGGTGCCCCAAAGTGAGCAGATTGATATTGAAAGAGTAGTGCATGACATAAGGAGCAAGGGCATTCCCGCGCATGTATTTGAGACTGTTGATGCAATAGTTGATGAAGCATTTAATCGGCTAAACGGGACACACACAGTGATGGTGGTCATGAGTAATGGTGGTTTTGACGGCATTTATGACAAACTTGTTTCACGAGCCCAAAAGCTTTATGGAACAGAATAA
- the hisF gene encoding imidazole glycerol phosphate synthase subunit HisF: MKTIKIMPCLDMKEGRVVKGVNFVNIKDAGDLVENAVFYQSEGADELAMLDIAATVENRKTRLEWVKNVASSITIPLTVGGGIGSIEDIELVLEAGAKKVSMNSAAVKNPDLIDEAVKRFGSDTITIAIDGKRNSTLPSGFEVVVAGGTKATGKDAVAWAVECQKRGAGVLLPTSMDGDGTLKGYDIPFTRAIAEAVNVPVVASGGAGMLEHFYEAVVEGKAQILLAASVFHFRTFTVKQVKQYLKNRGIAVNL, translated from the coding sequence ATGAAAACAATAAAAATTATGCCATGCCTTGACATGAAGGAAGGGAGAGTTGTCAAGGGTGTAAATTTTGTCAATATTAAAGATGCAGGGGATCTGGTTGAAAATGCGGTGTTTTATCAGAGTGAGGGTGCAGATGAGCTTGCAATGCTTGATATTGCTGCTACCGTTGAAAACCGCAAAACACGACTGGAATGGGTAAAAAACGTTGCCAGTTCCATAACGATACCTTTGACAGTTGGTGGCGGAATAGGCAGTATTGAAGATATTGAGCTGGTGCTTGAAGCTGGTGCTAAAAAAGTCTCAATGAATAGTGCTGCGGTAAAAAATCCCGACCTCATTGATGAAGCTGTAAAGCGTTTTGGCTCGGATACCATAACTATAGCTATAGACGGGAAGCGTAATAGCACACTTCCTTCTGGTTTTGAGGTGGTGGTTGCTGGAGGCACCAAAGCAACAGGAAAAGATGCAGTTGCATGGGCTGTAGAATGCCAAAAGCGTGGTGCAGGGGTGCTGCTTCCCACAAGTATGGATGGTGATGGGACATTAAAGGGTTATGATATCCCATTTACAAGGGCAATTGCTGAGGCTGTTAATGTTCCTGTTGTTGCTTCAGGTGGTGCCGGTATGCTGGAACATTTTTACGAAGCAGTGGTAGAAGGCAAAGCACAAATACTGCTTGCTGCATCAGTCTTTCATTTCAGGACATTTACGGTAAAGCAGGTTAAACAGTATTTAAAGAATAGAGGAATAGCGGTTAATCTATAA
- a CDS encoding ATP-binding protein: MSFEVPVSLVQFLLPPVCFGILLGGFILYVYMYWRYKNSLYFSVAFFAFLGMLFVGSETMILAFGGWLHNRAVSVHFHRLEQVAGLFYLFALPYSLNKLLILNQRWYKINTLLAYVGLSYALLATLCAYIYPDLFISLTTPKSTWLHYEADYGRGQEGILYAIRDVLLGIYIVYSTIAVIADMFVQRNYKYLLFPSLGFVSAFAGAAIDTLHVHTHVFYDFFPNVYFSRFSLGITLAIVFFMSSVTRMFISYAQELEIAHKIISISEKKYRFLVEGTNDCIISFDSNLAITTANRAAYDQLALHKGRESTTSFYDLLYLPEGESDLTLQIIKEKINMLFNEGKPVNLKIQLKSRGTYEPKEYNIRMEHITIDDRNEILMKATSVLDETLLKYVEAEKMRLSIGNYLIAAEEICNRLVLNLPKYIDKKTTLAIKLGLREIIINAIEHGNLNISFEEKTRATANGNYLEFILSRQKDPNYKDKKVTIEFLLNSNKVMYKIEDEGNGFNYREIIQKIQNTVDEDMLAHGRGLRMAFNIFDEVRFNKKGNQVLLVKHFSKN; the protein is encoded by the coding sequence ATGAGTTTTGAAGTACCTGTAAGCCTGGTTCAATTCTTATTACCACCGGTATGCTTTGGAATACTGTTAGGTGGTTTTATTTTATATGTCTATATGTACTGGCGATATAAAAATTCGCTCTATTTTTCGGTTGCATTCTTTGCTTTCTTAGGAATGCTTTTTGTTGGTAGTGAGACAATGATATTGGCTTTTGGCGGTTGGCTTCATAATCGCGCTGTTTCTGTTCACTTTCACCGCTTGGAACAGGTTGCCGGGCTTTTCTATCTCTTTGCTCTTCCTTATTCTTTAAATAAATTGCTTATATTGAACCAACGCTGGTATAAAATTAATACACTGTTAGCATATGTAGGCTTATCATACGCACTACTGGCAACATTATGCGCATATATTTATCCTGACCTATTTATCTCACTAACAACCCCAAAGAGTACATGGCTGCATTATGAGGCAGATTATGGAAGAGGGCAAGAAGGAATTCTTTATGCCATACGCGATGTGCTTCTGGGTATATATATAGTTTACAGTACCATAGCTGTTATTGCTGATATGTTTGTTCAGCGCAATTATAAATATCTATTATTCCCCTCATTGGGTTTTGTGAGTGCATTTGCAGGTGCTGCTATTGATACATTGCATGTCCACACCCATGTCTTTTATGATTTTTTCCCCAATGTGTACTTTTCGCGATTTAGCCTTGGTATTACACTTGCAATTGTATTTTTCATGTCGTCAGTAACCCGCATGTTCATAAGCTATGCCCAGGAACTGGAGATAGCTCATAAGATTATAAGCATTTCAGAAAAGAAATACCGTTTTCTTGTTGAGGGTACAAACGATTGCATCATTTCGTTTGATTCAAATTTAGCTATTACTACTGCAAATAGAGCTGCGTATGACCAGCTTGCACTACACAAAGGGAGGGAATCTACTACAAGCTTTTATGACCTGTTGTATTTGCCCGAAGGCGAGAGTGACCTTACGCTACAAATCATAAAAGAAAAAATAAATATGCTGTTTAATGAAGGCAAACCAGTTAATCTTAAAATACAGTTAAAATCACGAGGTACGTATGAACCAAAAGAGTATAACATAAGGATGGAACATATTACAATAGATGACAGGAATGAAATTTTGATGAAGGCAACGTCGGTATTGGATGAAACCTTGCTAAAATATGTAGAAGCCGAAAAGATGAGGCTTTCAATAGGCAATTACTTAATAGCAGCTGAGGAAATCTGTAACCGGCTTGTTCTCAATTTGCCAAAATATATTGATAAAAAGACTACATTAGCAATAAAACTGGGGCTGCGTGAAATTATTATTAATGCAATTGAACACGGAAATTTAAACATCAGCTTTGAGGAAAAGACAAGGGCTACTGCAAACGGGAATTATCTGGAGTTTATCTTAAGCAGGCAAAAAGACCCCAATTATAAAGACAAAAAGGTAACAATAGAATTTTTATTAAACTCAAATAAGGTAATGTATAAGATAGAAGATGAAGGCAACGGTTTTAATTACAGGGAAATAATACAAAAAATACAGAATACTGTAGATGAAGATATGTTAGCCCACGGAAGAGGATTGCGGATGGCATTTAATATTTTTGATGAGGTGAGATTCAATAAAAAAGGCAATCAGGTTTTATTGGTGAAACATTTTTCTAAGAATTAG
- a CDS encoding TrpB-like pyridoxal phosphate-dependent enzyme: MAKDSTKIQLPEKEMPRQWYNILADLPKPMDPPISPATGKPVTPDELHAIFPMGLIEQEVSPKPYIDIPEDVLHIYRLWRPSPLFRARRLEAALGTPANIYYKYEGVSPAGSHKLNTAVAQAYYNKKEGIKKLSTETGAGQWGSALSLAGNFFGIDVHVYMVRVSYEQKPYRKFMMETWGATVTPSPSNLTNSGREILKQDPESPGSLGIAISEAVEEAATNKGTNYSLGSVLNHVCLHQTIIGLETLKQFEMVDDYPDVVIGCVGGGSNFAGLAFPFVRDKINGKNIDIIAVEPAACPTLTKGIYTYDFGDVAKLTPIIPMYTLGHSFIPPSIHAGGLRYHGMSPIVSFLYHEGLISAVALHQKECFEAAILFAKTEGIIPAPESSHAIRAAIIEAHKAKEEGKQKTIVFNLSGHGHFDLASYDKFLSGQLEDYEYPKELIDKALHDLPKVGK; encoded by the coding sequence ATGGCAAAGGATTCAACAAAGATACAATTACCGGAAAAGGAGATGCCTCGGCAATGGTATAATATTTTAGCTGATCTGCCAAAACCTATGGATCCACCCATAAGCCCAGCAACAGGCAAACCGGTTACACCGGATGAATTGCATGCAATTTTCCCCATGGGGTTAATTGAACAGGAAGTAAGCCCAAAACCATACATTGACATACCAGAAGATGTGTTACACATTTATCGCCTGTGGAGGCCTTCACCACTGTTTAGGGCAAGGAGGCTTGAAGCAGCGTTGGGAACGCCGGCCAATATTTACTATAAGTATGAAGGTGTTTCTCCAGCAGGTAGTCATAAATTAAACACTGCAGTGGCTCAGGCGTATTACAATAAGAAAGAAGGCATTAAAAAATTATCAACTGAGACAGGAGCTGGCCAGTGGGGCAGTGCTCTGTCACTTGCTGGAAATTTCTTTGGTATTGATGTCCATGTGTATATGGTACGCGTAAGCTATGAACAGAAACCTTACCGTAAGTTCATGATGGAAACATGGGGAGCGACAGTAACACCAAGCCCAAGCAACCTTACTAACAGTGGAAGAGAAATACTAAAACAGGATCCCGAAAGCCCCGGCAGTTTGGGGATAGCAATCAGTGAAGCAGTTGAAGAAGCAGCTACCAATAAAGGCACTAATTATTCATTAGGCAGCGTGTTAAATCATGTCTGTTTGCATCAAACCATTATTGGTCTTGAAACATTAAAGCAGTTTGAAATGGTTGATGATTATCCAGATGTTGTTATAGGGTGTGTTGGTGGTGGTTCAAACTTTGCTGGCCTTGCATTCCCATTTGTACGGGATAAGATAAATGGCAAGAATATTGATATCATTGCTGTGGAGCCAGCAGCATGCCCCACGTTGACAAAAGGCATTTATACCTATGATTTTGGCGATGTTGCAAAGCTTACACCAATCATTCCAATGTATACATTAGGCCATTCATTCATTCCGCCATCAATCCATGCAGGCGGGTTACGTTATCATGGGATGTCGCCAATTGTAAGTTTTCTGTATCATGAAGGATTAATCTCTGCAGTTGCGTTGCACCAGAAAGAATGCTTTGAGGCTGCAATTTTATTTGCAAAGACTGAAGGGATTATCCCTGCACCTGAATCATCACATGCTATAAGGGCAGCAATTATTGAAGCACACAAAGCAAAAGAAGAAGGCAAGCAAAAAACAATTGTATTTAACTTAAGCGGGCATGGGCATTTTGACTTAGCTTCGTATGATAAGTTTTTGTCAGGGCAGCTGGAAGATTATGAGTATCCAAAAGAACTCATTGACAAAGCACTCCATGATTTGCCAAAAGTTGGAAAATAA
- the feoB gene encoding ferrous iron transport protein B: MTKKSITIGLIGNPNCGKTTLFNALTGARQKVANWAGVTVERREGFFHHKGYSIKVVDLPGAYSLTSFSMEELITRNFIFNDKPDFIVNVVDAGNLERNLYLTTQLIDIEAPVIIALNMIDEAYDKGLTINTEKLSQLFSMPVVPTVGTKNIGIEQLKDSIVESFEKQLIRRKIVIPYGNDIEQAIQTLQTLIDKNVTEYPSRWLAISLIEGDIDAENKCKHLPDSQEIIKTASYIRSKLSAIFNDDLETVFSDMRYGFISGALKEAVHRKPVKRYDITQKIDSFVLNRYIGFPLLFIILFILFHLTFILGEYPKKLIELAVQWISNLCAHLLPPGQLQNLVVQGIIGGVGSVIVFLPNILILFLGISFMEDSGYMARSAFLMDKIMHSLGLHGKSFIPLVMGFGCNVPAIMATRSLENKRDRILTVLINPFMSCSARLPVYILFAGTFFPQHAGFIILFIYALGILLAFVSAKIFNNTILKGKSTPFVMELPPYRMPTAKTILIHMWDRASSYLRKMGGIILAFSIIIWVLSEYPKPHHIEQDYNSRIKKVHHEYKISLSQIQKANYDAQQVQQIHKKYLELIDDLEIQKRQEMVKYTFIGQIGLALYPLLQPLGFNWQMGVSLTTGFVAKEVVVSTMGVLYHANDDNQSLSKKLINPRYGITPASALAFMIFVMIYIPCLATVIAIAREIGPRWAVFSIFYQVFVAWLVSFAVYHLARLII, from the coding sequence ATGACTAAAAAAAGCATAACCATTGGTCTTATTGGTAATCCTAATTGTGGCAAAACAACTCTTTTCAATGCGCTCACCGGTGCACGACAGAAGGTTGCAAACTGGGCAGGTGTTACCGTTGAGCGAAGGGAAGGTTTTTTCCATCATAAAGGCTACTCTATAAAAGTTGTAGACCTACCGGGCGCCTATAGCCTCACCTCATTCAGTATGGAGGAATTGATAACACGAAATTTCATATTTAATGACAAACCTGATTTCATTGTCAATGTTGTTGATGCTGGTAACTTAGAACGCAATTTGTACCTCACCACTCAATTAATTGACATAGAAGCACCAGTTATTATTGCTCTCAATATGATAGATGAAGCCTACGATAAAGGACTTACTATCAACACAGAAAAATTGAGCCAATTATTTTCCATGCCTGTTGTTCCTACTGTGGGAACTAAAAATATAGGCATTGAACAGCTGAAAGATAGTATAGTCGAAAGCTTTGAGAAACAATTAATCCGCCGAAAAATTGTAATACCCTATGGGAATGACATAGAACAGGCAATTCAAACCTTACAAACACTTATTGATAAAAATGTTACTGAATACCCATCACGCTGGTTAGCAATAAGCTTAATTGAAGGAGATATCGACGCTGAAAACAAATGTAAACATTTGCCCGATTCACAAGAAATTATTAAAACCGCATCATACATTCGCAGCAAACTATCTGCTATTTTTAATGATGACCTTGAGACAGTTTTTTCGGATATGCGCTATGGCTTTATAAGCGGTGCGTTAAAAGAAGCAGTACATAGAAAACCTGTTAAGCGTTACGATATAACTCAAAAAATTGACTCCTTTGTATTAAACAGGTATATTGGCTTTCCATTACTCTTTATCATTCTTTTTATCTTATTCCATTTGACTTTTATACTTGGTGAATATCCCAAAAAGCTTATAGAATTAGCTGTTCAATGGATAAGTAACCTTTGTGCACATTTATTACCTCCCGGACAATTGCAAAATCTTGTAGTTCAGGGAATTATTGGTGGTGTTGGGAGCGTCATAGTATTTTTGCCCAATATACTAATATTATTTTTGGGCATAAGCTTCATGGAAGACAGCGGGTATATGGCGCGTTCAGCGTTTCTGATGGATAAAATCATGCACAGTTTAGGGTTACATGGCAAATCGTTCATTCCTCTGGTAATGGGTTTTGGATGTAATGTACCAGCTATTATGGCAACCCGTTCTCTGGAAAATAAACGTGATCGTATACTTACAGTGTTGATTAATCCATTCATGAGTTGTTCTGCAAGGTTACCAGTATACATCCTTTTTGCAGGAACATTTTTCCCACAACATGCAGGTTTCATTATTCTTTTTATTTATGCATTGGGGATATTATTAGCTTTTGTTTCGGCAAAAATTTTTAACAATACTATTCTCAAAGGAAAATCCACTCCATTTGTTATGGAATTACCACCTTACCGCATGCCTACTGCAAAGACCATATTGATTCACATGTGGGATAGAGCTTCTAGCTACTTAAGAAAGATGGGCGGCATCATTTTAGCCTTTTCAATTATTATCTGGGTATTAAGTGAATATCCAAAACCTCATCATATAGAACAGGATTACAATTCACGCATCAAAAAAGTACACCATGAATATAAAATTTCTTTATCTCAGATACAAAAAGCAAATTACGATGCACAACAGGTTCAACAAATACATAAAAAATACTTGGAACTTATTGACGATCTGGAAATTCAAAAACGCCAGGAAATGGTAAAATATACATTCATAGGCCAAATTGGCCTGGCTCTATATCCATTATTACAACCTCTAGGTTTTAACTGGCAGATGGGCGTATCTCTTACAACAGGTTTTGTAGCAAAAGAGGTTGTAGTCAGCACTATGGGAGTTTTATATCATGCAAATGATGACAATCAAAGCTTGTCAAAAAAACTTATCAATCCACGATATGGGATAACACCTGCAAGTGCGCTTGCATTCATGATATTTGTTATGATATACATTCCCTGCCTTGCAACAGTAATAGCCATTGCCAGAGAAATTGGCCCTCGATGGGCAGTATTTTCAATTTTTTACCAGGTTTTTGTAGCATGGTTAGTGAGTTTTGCAGTATATCATTTAGCACGATTAATCATCTAA
- a CDS encoding outer membrane protein assembly factor BamE — translation MKRALGIVAVVAVALLFIAADKTPSADELIDQLGARHSKVFCKYGVPIKMHIDRGPTKEEDYIIFDYLQFGFVFHREMIRQVLFYPEWKGGKIRNISMGMTKEQVIKIMGTPEEEVALNDGRTRITYLEPDKYFDIILSTNNIVTMVRFEVK, via the coding sequence ATGAAGCGTGCATTGGGCATAGTAGCCGTTGTTGCAGTAGCCCTGCTATTTATTGCAGCAGACAAAACACCATCAGCAGATGAATTAATTGATCAGCTTGGTGCGCGACACTCAAAGGTTTTTTGCAAATATGGCGTTCCAATCAAAATGCATATTGACAGAGGACCTACTAAAGAAGAAGATTATATCATATTTGATTATCTTCAGTTTGGATTTGTATTCCACAGGGAAATGATACGCCAAGTATTGTTTTATCCCGAATGGAAGGGAGGAAAGATAAGGAATATAAGTATGGGAATGACCAAAGAACAGGTTATCAAAATTATGGGAACGCCAGAAGAAGAAGTAGCATTGAATGATGGGCGCACCCGCATTACGTATCTGGAACCAGATAAATATTTTGACATAATCCTGTCCACCAATAACATTGTTACAATGGTGAGATTTGAAGTTAAATAA
- a CDS encoding DUF362 domain-containing protein — protein sequence MKKPKVIVKQCEEYDVQKIEGIIIKSIKDLKIQLKDTVFIKPNVVTANKQYIFNSYTHPAVIEAMVNVLRQNSINNITIGESGGYGIPSRLFLKEAGYFDLAQKLNVPVIDLNEHPVTRVKLSKAKWHKEIDLSTYIAQANFKIWMPKLKYHIFASITNALKLNIGILTHKERMLYHDYRIHEKIVDLLEAGYPDLVVSDAIDITYGFESAPYPVRLGALLISNDPLACDVVAAYIMNYRPQDVLHLRLAAERGYGSCNIKDIAISGDVDIDKLRRKPKGQSRLFQVLQELDTPLKFYSGYAPNTDIICDGGCEAAVKGCLGTIEKRRPGSLKKAKKGAIVTGIYKGDVVIPGGSVLLVGDCTKVEGKLLAKRVLRIKGCPIGARNLFIPVSLLYGMPSPMFDVRDAFLFIVNSIQKALNIVVYRWVLRR from the coding sequence ATGAAAAAGCCAAAGGTGATAGTAAAACAGTGTGAAGAATATGATGTACAAAAGATTGAAGGTATTATTATTAAATCCATCAAAGATCTGAAAATACAGCTGAAAGATACGGTCTTTATTAAACCAAACGTTGTAACAGCAAATAAACAGTATATATTCAATTCATACACGCACCCAGCTGTCATTGAGGCAATGGTGAATGTATTGAGACAGAATAGTATTAACAATATTACTATAGGTGAATCCGGCGGATATGGAATTCCTTCACGGTTATTTTTAAAAGAAGCGGGGTATTTTGATCTTGCACAAAAGCTTAATGTCCCAGTAATAGATTTGAATGAGCATCCAGTCACTAGAGTCAAATTATCAAAAGCTAAATGGCATAAGGAAATTGACCTTTCAACATATATTGCACAGGCCAATTTCAAGATATGGATGCCAAAATTAAAATATCATATCTTTGCATCAATCACCAATGCCTTGAAATTAAATATTGGAATACTCACACATAAGGAAAGAATGTTATATCATGACTATCGCATACACGAAAAAATTGTAGATTTGCTGGAAGCAGGCTATCCCGACCTGGTTGTATCGGATGCAATTGACATCACCTATGGATTTGAATCAGCACCATATCCGGTGCGACTAGGAGCTCTTCTGATTTCAAATGATCCGCTGGCATGTGATGTGGTAGCAGCCTATATTATGAACTATCGCCCCCAGGATGTATTGCATTTACGCCTTGCAGCCGAACGTGGATATGGATCGTGTAATATTAAGGATATTGCAATAAGTGGCGATGTTGATATTGACAAACTGCGTAGAAAACCAAAAGGTCAAAGCAGGCTATTTCAGGTTCTGCAGGAGCTTGACACGCCTTTGAAATTTTATTCGGGTTATGCTCCCAATACTGATATTATTTGCGACGGCGGATGCGAGGCTGCTGTAAAAGGGTGCCTTGGTACCATTGAAAAGCGTAGACCTGGCTCGCTGAAAAAAGCTAAAAAAGGAGCTATCGTAACAGGAATATACAAAGGTGATGTAGTTATTCCCGGTGGGAGTGTGCTTTTGGTGGGGGATTGTACAAAAGTTGAAGGCAAGCTACTTGCAAAAAGGGTTTTGCGAATAAAAGGTTGTCCTATTGGTGCCCGCAATTTGTTTATTCCCGTGTCACTTCTGTATGGAATGCCTAGCCCCATGTTTGATGTGCGAGATGCGTTTTTGTTCATCGTCAATTCAATACAGAAAGCGCTTAATATTGTGGTTTATCGCTGGGTTTTACGAAGATAA
- a CDS encoding metal-dependent transcriptional regulator, protein MKKRDNHINVNTHQNMGNDTVLSPNMEDYMENISMLLKEHDVVRVKDIAKKLNIKMPSVTAALQKLKDKGLVDYEKYGHVQLTTKGKEVADSIYEKHSFLTEFFKDILSMDTKKAEEEACKLEHHLSSDASNRMQRFVEFYKQEQRDGQQWITRLDSALEEKRLSQLKEGEKAEIVRILGSGPLKKRLLEMGFRKGEIIHVIKYAPLKDPIEISLKDFLLSIRVEEANSIIVKPLKNYD, encoded by the coding sequence ATGAAAAAACGCGATAACCACATCAACGTCAATACACATCAAAATATGGGCAATGATACTGTCCTTTCGCCCAATATGGAAGATTACATGGAAAACATCTCAATGCTTTTGAAAGAGCACGATGTTGTTCGCGTAAAGGATATAGCAAAAAAACTCAACATAAAGATGCCAAGTGTAACCGCCGCTTTGCAAAAACTCAAAGATAAAGGCCTTGTTGATTATGAAAAATATGGACATGTTCAGTTAACAACCAAAGGAAAAGAAGTAGCCGATAGTATTTATGAAAAGCATTCATTTCTTACAGAATTTTTTAAAGACATTTTAAGCATGGATACAAAAAAAGCGGAAGAAGAAGCCTGTAAATTAGAACATCATTTAAGTAGTGACGCTAGTAATAGAATGCAGCGTTTTGTGGAATTTTACAAGCAGGAACAGCGTGATGGGCAGCAATGGATTACAAGGCTTGACAGCGCACTTGAAGAAAAGCGATTAAGCCAACTGAAAGAGGGTGAAAAGGCTGAAATAGTGCGGATTTTGGGAAGCGGGCCATTGAAAAAGCGCTTGTTAGAAATGGGCTTCAGAAAAGGTGAAATCATTCATGTTATAAAATATGCACCATTAAAAGATCCCATTGAAATATCACTAAAGGATTTTTTATTATCAATTCGTGTTGAAGAAGCTAATTCCATTATTGTAAAACCACTGAAAAACTATGACTAA
- a CDS encoding XRE family transcriptional regulator has protein sequence MKSNVKSKDYQDFLDDLKGYYDKQDKKEEHLPVGIRIQKIREIQGLGIEQLATMAGIDAQYLHDIESLKVFPDLGTIIRLSKALKISTGLIFDEQSGLPYIVIRKNERRKISRNISGKKDHPHYEYLSLSSGVISRHMESFIVRLTSNVYYTQELSTHEGEEFLYVLEGAMKIKLADKEETLYAGDSIFISLYNPTHIKKHKPKACSAFISCIHRVKKYHYRITVNCIVYCNDKIKAIIWLLSPIGILSS, from the coding sequence ATGAAATCCAATGTCAAAAGCAAAGACTATCAGGATTTTTTAGATGACCTGAAAGGTTATTATGATAAGCAGGATAAAAAAGAAGAACATTTGCCCGTAGGCATCCGAATTCAAAAAATAAGGGAAATTCAGGGGCTTGGCATCGAACAGTTGGCAACAATGGCTGGTATTGATGCACAGTATCTGCACGATATAGAGTCACTCAAAGTATTTCCAGATTTAGGTACAATAATACGTTTATCAAAAGCACTCAAGATTTCAACCGGACTTATCTTTGATGAGCAATCCGGACTGCCTTATATAGTTATTAGAAAAAATGAAAGGCGTAAAATATCAAGAAATATTTCCGGGAAAAAAGACCATCCCCACTATGAATATCTCTCGTTATCTTCTGGTGTAATTTCACGCCACATGGAATCATTCATTGTAAGGTTAACCAGCAATGTATATTATACACAGGAACTATCGACACATGAAGGTGAAGAATTCCTCTACGTCCTTGAAGGAGCAATGAAAATTAAGCTTGCCGATAAGGAAGAAACCCTCTATGCAGGTGATAGCATCTTTATATCACTCTACAATCCCACACACATTAAAAAGCATAAGCCCAAAGCCTGCAGTGCTTTTATCAGTTGTATACACAGGGTAAAAAAGTATCACTACCGCATCACTGTCAATTGCATTGTCTATTGTAATGACAAAATAAAGGCCATTATCTGGCTACTATCGCCTATAGGCATATTATCTTCGTAA